Proteins encoded by one window of Halobaculum halobium:
- a CDS encoding DUF7351 domain-containing protein has translation MTGRSTNRAVDAFSFLGDDLRLSILRALAERESRAGPRTDPMAYSDLRRTVGEEDSGKFSYHLGKLTGRFVEKTPNGYRLREPGRETVRLLERGIVDGDAELDAEPVDARCPRCGGDVHVIYTDHHLFTCCAACEGLFGADECPSGTLSGIVLPPTIVERLDPTPLVHRAHRVFERRLRPMIEGICLECGGGVDGRLTRCPDHATDGICPDCHTAYPALAEVVCETCGRGRITHPLFGNPAADGVDAGGGGDAVGTRPETVGTASDAAEHTDGRTADGEGAWRRFGTFLSWRARHRDDGSVAFEPPNGDKQVVVTPDLRVVA, from the coding sequence GTGACCGGTCGTTCGACCAACCGCGCGGTCGACGCGTTCTCGTTTCTCGGCGACGACCTCCGCCTGTCGATCCTCCGCGCGCTCGCTGAGCGCGAGTCGCGCGCGGGCCCGCGGACCGACCCGATGGCGTACAGTGATCTCCGTCGAACCGTCGGTGAGGAAGACAGCGGGAAGTTCAGCTACCACCTCGGGAAACTCACCGGTCGGTTCGTCGAGAAGACGCCGAACGGCTATCGGCTGCGCGAGCCCGGTCGGGAGACGGTCCGACTGCTCGAACGCGGTATCGTCGACGGCGACGCCGAACTCGACGCCGAGCCGGTCGATGCTCGGTGTCCCCGTTGCGGAGGTGACGTGCACGTGATCTACACCGACCACCACCTGTTCACCTGCTGTGCGGCGTGTGAGGGACTCTTCGGCGCTGACGAGTGCCCGTCGGGCACGCTCTCCGGGATCGTCTTGCCGCCGACGATCGTCGAGCGGTTGGACCCGACACCGCTGGTCCACCGGGCCCACCGGGTGTTCGAACGCCGGCTTCGACCCATGATCGAGGGGATATGTCTGGAGTGCGGCGGCGGCGTCGACGGACGCCTCACGCGGTGTCCCGACCACGCGACCGACGGGATTTGTCCCGACTGCCACACCGCCTATCCCGCCCTCGCGGAGGTCGTGTGTGAGACGTGCGGCAGGGGGCGCATCACTCACCCGTTGTTCGGAAACCCCGCGGCCGACGGTGTCGACGCCGGCGGCGGAGGCGACGCCGTCGGCACCCGACCGGAGACCGTCGGAACCGCGTCGGACGCCGCCGAACACACCGACGGTCGAACCGCCGACGGCGAGGGGGCCTGGCGACGGTTCGGGACGTTCCTCTCGTGGCGGGCGCGTCATCGGGACGATGGCTCCGTCGCCTTCGAGCCACCGAACGGCGACAAGCAGGTGGTCGTGACTCCCGACCTCAGGGTCGTTGCGTGA
- a CDS encoding FAD-binding protein → MYEHDVIVVGAGGAGLRAAIAAQEEGADVAIVSKLHPVRSHTGAAEGGINAALREGDSWEDHAYDTMKGSDYLGDAPAIETLCTDSPKEVIQLEHWGMAFSREEDGRVSQRPFGGLSFPRTTYAGAETGHQLLHTMYEQLVKRGITVYDEWYVSDLAVTDEERPEDRTCHGVVAYDIQSGELSGFRATEGVILATGGLGQVFSHTTNAVANTGDGVAMAYRAGVPIEDMEFIQFHPTSLPSTGVLISEGVRGEGGILYNAEGERFMFEYGYASNDGELASRDVVARAELSEVGEGRGIDDEYVHLDMRHLGEERITDRLENILHLAKDFEGVDGLEEPMPVKPGQHYAMGGIETDENGETCVGGLYAAGECACASVHGSNRLGGNALPELIVFGKRAGAHAAGKDLGTAEIETGQRGEYELGEVDTPVQPGEVEPAGGDAVADGGVAAETGSGNGHNIVERAVTRERERVQSLMEKDEGLQHAEIRSDVQESMTEYVNVFREEDGLKQALEDIAEARERYQDVFVKDPSRTFNTDLIQTLETRNILDLAEAITLGALARDEFRGAHWRAEHQERRDEEWLKHTMLSWNDGTPELWYKPVILEGEDKKYEPKIRSY, encoded by the coding sequence ATGTACGAACACGACGTCATCGTGGTCGGCGCCGGCGGCGCGGGACTCCGCGCTGCCATCGCCGCCCAGGAGGAAGGCGCGGACGTGGCAATCGTCTCGAAGCTCCACCCGGTTCGCAGTCACACCGGCGCCGCGGAGGGCGGGATCAACGCCGCCTTGCGCGAGGGAGACTCGTGGGAGGACCACGCCTACGACACGATGAAGGGGTCGGACTACCTCGGCGACGCCCCCGCCATCGAGACGCTCTGTACGGATTCCCCGAAAGAGGTCATCCAGCTCGAACACTGGGGCATGGCGTTCTCCCGCGAGGAAGACGGCCGCGTCTCACAGCGCCCGTTCGGCGGCCTCTCGTTCCCGCGGACGACGTACGCGGGCGCCGAGACGGGCCACCAGCTGCTCCACACGATGTACGAGCAGCTCGTCAAGCGCGGCATCACCGTCTACGACGAGTGGTACGTCTCCGACCTGGCCGTCACCGACGAGGAGCGCCCGGAGGACCGCACCTGCCACGGCGTCGTCGCCTACGACATCCAGAGCGGCGAGCTGTCGGGCTTTCGCGCGACTGAGGGCGTCATCCTCGCGACCGGCGGCCTCGGCCAGGTGTTCAGCCACACCACGAACGCCGTGGCCAATACGGGCGACGGGGTGGCGATGGCCTACCGCGCGGGGGTCCCCATCGAGGACATGGAGTTCATCCAGTTCCACCCGACGAGCCTGCCCAGCACGGGCGTGCTCATCTCCGAAGGCGTCCGCGGTGAGGGCGGCATCCTCTACAACGCCGAAGGAGAGCGCTTCATGTTCGAGTACGGCTACGCGAGCAACGACGGGGAGCTGGCCTCCCGCGACGTCGTCGCCCGCGCGGAGCTGAGCGAAGTCGGCGAAGGGCGCGGCATCGACGACGAGTACGTCCACCTCGACATGCGCCACCTCGGCGAGGAGCGCATCACCGACCGGCTGGAGAACATCCTCCACCTCGCGAAGGACTTCGAGGGCGTCGACGGGCTGGAGGAGCCGATGCCGGTCAAGCCGGGACAACACTACGCGATGGGCGGCATCGAGACGGACGAGAACGGCGAGACGTGCGTCGGCGGGCTGTACGCCGCCGGCGAGTGCGCCTGCGCCTCCGTCCACGGCTCGAACCGCCTCGGCGGCAACGCGCTGCCGGAGCTCATCGTCTTCGGGAAGCGCGCGGGCGCTCACGCCGCCGGTAAGGACTTGGGCACCGCGGAGATCGAGACGGGTCAGCGCGGCGAGTACGAACTCGGCGAGGTCGACACGCCCGTCCAGCCCGGCGAGGTCGAGCCCGCGGGCGGCGACGCGGTCGCCGACGGCGGCGTGGCCGCCGAAACGGGCTCCGGCAACGGCCACAACATCGTCGAACGCGCGGTCACTCGCGAGCGAGAACGCGTGCAGTCGCTCATGGAGAAAGACGAAGGCCTCCAGCACGCCGAAATCCGCTCGGACGTGCAAGAGTCGATGACGGAGTACGTGAACGTCTTCCGCGAGGAGGACGGCCTCAAGCAGGCGCTCGAAGACATCGCGGAGGCGCGCGAGCGCTACCAGGACGTGTTCGTGAAGGACCCCTCGCGCACGTTCAACACCGATCTCATCCAGACGCTGGAGACGCGCAACATCCTCGACCTGGCGGAGGCCATCACCCTCGGCGCGCTCGCTCGCGACGAGTTCCGCGGCGCACACTGGCGCGCTGAGCACCAGGAACGCCGCGACGAGGAGTGGCTCAAGCACACGATGCTGTCGTGGAACGACGGCACGCCGGAACTGTGGTACAAGCCGGTCATCCTCGAGGGCGAGGACAAGAAGTACGAGCCGAAGATCCGCTCGTACTGA
- a CDS encoding archaellin/type IV pilin N-terminal domain-containing protein: protein MFEFITEEEERGQVGIGTLIVFIAMVLVAAIAAGVLINTAGFLQSKSQETGQQSSKQVSDRVQEVATVGNVSGDTIDIVNVTVTQAPGAGEIDIQNATVTWIGPTGTYQLTSTTQNYSQGPSMTDKFSYVAVKDSDNSDNVLNDADDRLNLVFEVTPIAGSNLNEGDEVTIKINTMAGATTSIRFSVPESLGNKQAVEL from the coding sequence ATGTTCGAATTCATCACCGAGGAGGAAGAGCGCGGGCAGGTGGGCATCGGGACGCTCATCGTGTTCATCGCGATGGTACTCGTGGCGGCGATCGCCGCGGGTGTCCTGATCAACACCGCCGGCTTCCTCCAGAGCAAATCACAGGAAACGGGCCAACAGAGTAGTAAGCAGGTCAGTGACCGCGTGCAAGAGGTCGCCACGGTGGGTAACGTGAGCGGAGATACAATTGACATCGTGAACGTGACGGTGACGCAGGCGCCCGGCGCCGGCGAGATCGACATTCAGAACGCCACAGTCACCTGGATCGGTCCCACCGGGACCTACCAGCTGACGTCGACGACGCAGAACTACTCGCAGGGGCCGTCGATGACAGACAAGTTCTCGTACGTCGCTGTGAAGGACTCCGACAACTCCGACAACGTTCTCAACGACGCTGACGACCGCCTGAATCTCGTGTTTGAAGTCACCCCGATTGCCGGGAGTAATCTCAACGAGGGCGACGAAGTGACCATCAAGATCAACACGATGGCCGGCGCAACCACGAGTATCCGGTTCAGCGTGCCCGAATCGCTCGGCAACAAGCAGGCCGTCGAGCTGTAG
- a CDS encoding succinylglutamate desuccinylase/aspartoacylase family protein has translation MTAADAFTYNGGRVDPGERQNIRFVVSETYLGDPVRIPVTIINGERPGPTAFLSAAAHGDELNGIEVVREVAYEWDLDDLAGTLICLPVLNVPGFLAQQRYLPVYDRDLNRSFPGSADSTSAKRMAARIYTNFIEPCDFGLDFHTSTRGRTNMIHARADMADSDAARLARAYGTNVIIDSEGSSGMLRTEAVTDGIAAITVEMGEAHRFQRTLIDEALSGVRSTFAEYGMLDAERVRWPGWRTVITDAREKTWLRADAGGMVDMHFERGSLVHEGDTVCTITNPFKDDNILVEAPFTGLLVGILENPVVYPGNPLCHLVQLDDRTRRVVELDQSPSGTVE, from the coding sequence ATGACTGCTGCCGACGCCTTCACGTACAACGGGGGCCGGGTGGACCCGGGGGAGCGACAGAACATCCGGTTCGTGGTGTCGGAGACGTACCTCGGTGACCCCGTCCGGATCCCGGTCACGATCATCAACGGCGAACGGCCGGGACCGACGGCGTTCCTCTCTGCGGCCGCCCACGGCGACGAACTCAACGGGATCGAGGTCGTCAGGGAGGTGGCCTACGAGTGGGATCTCGACGACCTCGCCGGGACGCTCATCTGCCTGCCCGTGTTGAACGTCCCCGGCTTTCTCGCCCAACAGCGATATCTCCCGGTGTACGACCGCGACTTGAACCGCTCGTTCCCCGGGTCGGCTGACTCGACGAGCGCGAAACGGATGGCCGCGCGCATCTACACTAACTTCATCGAGCCCTGCGACTTCGGCCTCGACTTCCACACGTCGACGCGGGGGCGGACGAACATGATCCACGCACGCGCCGACATGGCCGACTCCGACGCCGCCCGACTCGCCCGCGCGTACGGGACGAACGTCATCATCGACAGCGAGGGCTCGTCCGGGATGCTCCGAACGGAGGCGGTGACCGACGGCATCGCGGCGATCACCGTCGAGATGGGCGAGGCACACCGCTTTCAGCGAACGCTCATCGACGAGGCGCTCTCTGGCGTGCGCTCGACGTTCGCCGAGTACGGCATGCTCGACGCCGAGCGTGTTCGGTGGCCCGGCTGGCGGACGGTGATCACCGACGCGCGCGAAAAGACCTGGCTGCGGGCCGACGCTGGCGGGATGGTCGACATGCACTTCGAGCGGGGATCGCTCGTCCACGAAGGAGACACCGTCTGCACCATCACGAACCCGTTCAAGGACGACAACATACTTGTCGAGGCACCGTTCACCGGGCTGCTCGTCGGGATTCTCGAGAACCCGGTCGTGTACCCCGGTAACCCGCTGTGTCATCTCGTCCAACTCGACGACCGGACGCGACGTGTCGTCGAATTGGACCAGAGTCCGTCCGGGACTGTCGAGTAA
- a CDS encoding DNA-3-methyladenine glycosylase family protein has translation MPVDTDADAFDDLDAADREALAELSDDDRLGPVIDRHGPLTIEPADDPFERLVVSILRQQVSMASAAATRERLFDAVEVTPGGLLAADESTLKDAGLSRQKTRYVRNVAEAFADNGWDHEAFAAMSDGEVREELTAITGVGEWTANMQLLFTLGRPDVFPVGDLGVRKGMEELHGREMSRAEMVEEAERWAPYRSYASLYLWRAKEDIAASVDEVVGEES, from the coding sequence ATGCCAGTGGACACAGACGCCGACGCGTTCGACGATCTCGACGCGGCCGACCGCGAGGCGCTGGCGGAACTCAGCGATGACGACCGTCTCGGGCCGGTCATCGACCGACACGGTCCGCTCACGATCGAGCCGGCCGACGACCCCTTCGAACGGCTCGTGGTGTCGATCCTGCGCCAGCAGGTGTCGATGGCCTCGGCGGCGGCGACCCGCGAGCGACTGTTCGACGCCGTCGAGGTGACGCCCGGGGGGCTGCTCGCGGCCGACGAGTCGACGCTGAAAGACGCCGGCCTCTCCAGACAGAAGACCCGGTACGTCCGCAACGTCGCCGAGGCGTTCGCGGACAACGGGTGGGACCACGAGGCGTTCGCCGCGATGAGCGACGGGGAGGTCCGCGAGGAGTTGACCGCGATCACCGGCGTCGGGGAGTGGACCGCGAACATGCAGTTGTTGTTCACGTTGGGACGACCGGACGTGTTCCCGGTCGGCGATCTCGGCGTCCGAAAGGGCATGGAGGAGCTACACGGCCGCGAGATGAGCCGCGCGGAGATGGTCGAGGAGGCCGAGCGATGGGCGCCGTACCGCAGCTACGCGTCGCTGTACCTGTGGCGCGCGAAGGAGGACATCGCCGCCAGCGTCGACGAAGTCGTGGGAGAAGAGTCGTAG
- a CDS encoding succinate dehydrogenase/fumarate reductase iron-sulfur subunit, translating to MSTQVPETETETEAETEVEHSEPLAPAQEERMRKKAEARADREERARREAAERADGDEDTFHLKVFRFDPEVEGKQEPRFDDFHVPYEKGMTVLDALIYARDTFDSSLTFRHSCRQAICGSDALFINGRQRLGCKTQLSDLDQPVRVEPLPHAEVEKDLVVDMDHFYDQMEAVEPYFDADELPDGELDEQRQSRENREKVKMSTRCIWCGACMSSCNIAAGNNEYLGPAAINKAYRFAMDEREGEDRKQHRLNILEQENGVWRCQTQFSCTEVCPKDIPLTEHIQELKREAVKSNLKFW from the coding sequence ATGAGTACACAAGTTCCAGAGACGGAGACGGAAACCGAGGCAGAGACCGAGGTTGAGCACAGCGAGCCGCTGGCGCCCGCACAGGAGGAGCGGATGCGCAAGAAGGCCGAGGCCCGCGCCGACCGCGAGGAGCGCGCGCGCCGGGAGGCCGCCGAGCGCGCCGACGGCGACGAGGACACCTTCCACCTCAAGGTGTTCCGCTTCGACCCCGAGGTCGAGGGGAAACAGGAGCCGCGCTTCGACGACTTCCACGTCCCGTACGAGAAGGGGATGACCGTCCTCGACGCGCTCATCTACGCCCGGGACACGTTCGACTCCTCGCTCACGTTCCGGCACTCCTGCCGGCAGGCGATCTGCGGGTCGGACGCGCTGTTCATCAACGGCCGCCAGCGACTCGGCTGCAAGACGCAGCTGTCGGACCTGGACCAGCCGGTTCGCGTCGAGCCGCTCCCGCACGCCGAGGTCGAGAAGGACCTGGTCGTCGACATGGACCACTTCTACGACCAGATGGAGGCGGTCGAGCCGTACTTCGACGCGGACGAACTCCCGGACGGCGAGTTGGACGAGCAGCGCCAGTCGCGGGAGAACCGCGAGAAAGTGAAGATGTCGACGCGCTGTATCTGGTGTGGCGCGTGCATGTCCTCGTGCAACATCGCCGCGGGCAACAACGAGTACCTCGGTCCCGCCGCGATCAACAAGGCGTATCGCTTCGCGATGGACGAGCGCGAGGGCGAGGACCGCAAGCAGCACCGGCTCAACATTCTCGAACAGGAGAACGGCGTCTGGCGGTGTCAGACCCAGTTCTCGTGCACCGAGGTGTGCCCGAAGGACATCCCGCTGACCGAACACATTCAGGAGCTCAAGCGCGAGGCGGTCAAGAGCAACCTGAAGTTCTGGTAG
- a CDS encoding succinate dehydrogenase, translating to MAERYSSFEKGGRRWLWQRITAAFLVVVLAFHFFLLHFVNHADEVSFLASSARMTDLTYYSLMVLFLITATFHGVNGVYNALENQGLTGAKKQAVKYTLIAASLVLVVQGIRTANAWAGFPTF from the coding sequence ATGGCCGAGCGCTACTCCTCGTTCGAGAAGGGCGGGCGCCGATGGCTGTGGCAGCGCATCACCGCCGCGTTCCTCGTGGTGGTGCTCGCGTTCCACTTCTTCCTGCTCCACTTCGTCAACCACGCCGACGAGGTTTCGTTCCTCGCGTCGAGCGCGCGGATGACGGACCTCACCTACTACTCGCTGATGGTGCTGTTCCTGATCACCGCGACGTTCCACGGCGTCAACGGCGTCTACAACGCCCTCGAGAACCAGGGACTGACCGGGGCGAAGAAGCAAGCCGTCAAGTACACGCTGATCGCGGCGAGCCTGGTGCTCGTCGTGCAGGGGATCCGCACCGCAAACGCCTGGGCGGGCTTCCCCACCTTCTGA
- a CDS encoding RimK family alpha-L-glutamate ligase, with the protein MTEDPVRVGVLSLHTSKETKAICNAVEALGHEPKWLRRENAAVSLEDGEVTIEPGVDVIANRMLLSNIEQPAEGLGLAHTFGRARPILNEPSAVLTAMHKFASAVALVEDGVRVPDALLALSNDRLNEGRARFGAEGVYKTAIGTHGGGTWKIDLDDPVNPMVGNRQAFLQELIDRDDSRHHDTRVYVVGGEVVGAMNRYAPEGDWRTNVALGGDVEDATASLDEEAREMALQATETIGLDYAGVDLVEGYDGWYVLEVNPTAGFKGLFAASGRSPAPHIARVAIERGGGSVDGDRVEDLSAVLDDSTPSCMPPQRRINDGQIPIIGYIEEVRVAGTQGSTQAFAKSDTGATRSSIDTKLAAEIGAGPIKSMTRIKSGSVKSGKARPVVDLVVGIGGEQHTVTASVEDRSHMAYPVLLGRDILEHYRVDVQRRADEGSTPDSDEEEEEGTEE; encoded by the coding sequence ATGACTGAAGATCCAGTACGCGTCGGCGTGCTCTCGCTGCACACGAGCAAGGAGACGAAAGCGATCTGCAACGCGGTCGAGGCGCTGGGACACGAACCGAAGTGGCTCCGTCGCGAGAACGCCGCCGTCAGCCTCGAAGACGGCGAGGTCACGATCGAGCCGGGCGTCGACGTGATCGCCAATCGAATGCTGCTGTCGAACATCGAACAACCGGCCGAGGGGCTCGGACTGGCCCACACGTTCGGTCGAGCGCGACCCATTCTCAACGAGCCGTCAGCGGTGCTCACCGCGATGCACAAGTTCGCCTCCGCCGTCGCGCTCGTGGAGGACGGGGTTCGCGTCCCGGACGCCCTCCTCGCGTTGTCCAACGACCGCCTCAACGAGGGCCGCGCCCGATTCGGAGCCGAAGGCGTGTACAAGACCGCGATCGGCACCCACGGCGGCGGGACCTGGAAGATCGACCTCGACGATCCGGTCAACCCGATGGTCGGGAATCGGCAAGCGTTCCTCCAGGAACTCATCGACCGCGACGACTCGCGCCACCACGACACCCGCGTGTACGTCGTCGGCGGCGAGGTCGTCGGCGCGATGAACCGCTACGCGCCGGAGGGAGACTGGCGCACCAACGTCGCGCTCGGCGGCGACGTGGAAGACGCGACGGCGTCGCTCGACGAGGAGGCCAGAGAGATGGCGCTGCAGGCGACCGAGACGATCGGACTCGACTACGCCGGCGTCGACCTCGTGGAGGGGTACGACGGCTGGTACGTCCTGGAGGTGAACCCCACGGCGGGATTCAAGGGGCTGTTCGCCGCCAGCGGCCGCTCGCCCGCGCCGCACATCGCTCGGGTGGCGATCGAGCGCGGCGGCGGAAGCGTCGACGGGGACCGCGTCGAGGACCTGTCTGCGGTGCTTGACGACTCGACGCCCTCGTGTATGCCGCCCCAGCGTCGGATCAACGACGGGCAGATCCCGATCATCGGCTACATCGAGGAGGTGCGCGTCGCCGGCACCCAGGGGTCCACCCAGGCGTTCGCCAAGTCCGACACCGGCGCGACGCGCTCGTCGATCGACACCAAACTCGCCGCCGAGATCGGCGCCGGTCCGATCAAGAGCATGACTCGGATCAAGTCCGGCTCCGTCAAGTCGGGGAAGGCGCGGCCCGTCGTCGACCTCGTCGTCGGCATCGGCGGCGAACAGCACACCGTCACCGCGAGCGTCGAGGACCGCTCGCACATGGCGTATCCCGTCCTCCTCGGGCGCGACATCCTCGAACACTACCGCGTGGACGTCCAGCGCCGCGCCGACGAGGGGAGCACCCCCGATAGCGACGAGGAAGAAGAGGAGGGCACAGAGGAGTAA
- a CDS encoding DUF5786 family protein → MGFGSYDESEQERQQNDGGDAGDGSTVDAHENEHEGEASFEAGASTDDLVSQLQTMKDDDEDDEE, encoded by the coding sequence ATGGGCTTTGGTAGCTACGACGAATCCGAGCAGGAGCGTCAGCAGAACGACGGCGGCGACGCGGGCGACGGGTCGACCGTCGACGCCCACGAGAACGAACACGAGGGCGAGGCGAGCTTCGAGGCGGGTGCCTCCACCGACGACCTTGTGTCGCAGCTCCAGACGATGAAAGACGACGACGAAGACGACGAGGAGTAG
- the sdhC gene encoding succinate dehydrogenase, cytochrome b556 subunit encodes MSQSYDRGLVEDFGRWREFSAGMWAWVFHKFTGWVLVGYLFTHIAVLSTAISAAGQTQRIAAENDVYTTVIVMLESLLVVRILEVGLLAVAVFHILNGCRLLLVDLGIGLESQDKSFYASLILTGAIVVASVPTFLAGVFG; translated from the coding sequence ATGAGCCAGTCGTATGACAGGGGCCTCGTCGAAGACTTCGGCCGGTGGCGGGAGTTTTCGGCGGGGATGTGGGCCTGGGTGTTCCACAAGTTCACGGGCTGGGTGCTCGTGGGCTACCTGTTCACCCACATCGCCGTGTTGAGCACCGCCATCTCCGCGGCCGGACAGACCCAGCGCATCGCCGCCGAAAACGACGTGTACACCACGGTCATCGTCATGCTGGAGAGTCTGCTGGTCGTCCGTATCCTCGAGGTCGGGCTGCTTGCGGTCGCCGTCTTCCACATCCTGAACGGCTGCCGCCTGCTGCTGGTCGATCTGGGGATCGGACTGGAGAGCCAGGATAAGAGCTTCTACGCGTCGCTGATCTTGACCGGCGCCATCGTCGTCGCGTCCGTCCCGACGTTCCTCGCGGGGGTGTTCGGCTGA